The Kwoniella mangroviensis CBS 8507 chromosome 1 map unlocalized Ctg02, whole genome shotgun sequence genome window below encodes:
- a CDS encoding 60S ribosomal uL2 domain-containing protein, whose amino-acid sequence MGYRNIGQIEEEVKITIVLGGLGQEEMEDQMRVIRAQRKSGGIFKSHTHHNKNPARLRNLDFAEKNGYIRGVVREVIHDAGRGAPLATVVFRDPYRYKLRKETFLAAEGISTGSFIYAGKKATLNVGNVLPISQCPEGTIVCNVEEKIGDRGALARTSGNYATVIGHSETGVTRIRLPSGAKKTISSRCRATVGIIAGGGRIDKPFLKAGRKHHAMRAKRNSWPRTRGVAMNPVDHPHGGGNHQHIGHASTMARDAPSGQKAGLIAARRTGLLRGTAGKTVDTA is encoded by the exons ATGGGATACAGGAACATAGGTCagattgaggaggaggtcAAAATCACGATCGTGCTAGGTGGTCTGGGTcaggaagaaatggaagatcagATG AGAGTCATCCGAGCTCAAAGAAAATCCGGTGGTATTTTCAAATCCCACACCCACCACAACAAGAACCCCGCTCGATTGAGGAACCTCGATTTCGCCGAGAAGAACGGTTACATCAGAGGTGTGGTTAGGGAAGTCATCCACGATGCTGGtcg AGGTGCTCCCCTCGCCACTGTCGTCTTCCGAGACCCATACCGATACAAGCTCCGAAAGGAAACTTTCCTCGCTGCCGAAGGTATCTCTACCGGATCATTCATCTACGCCGGTAAAAAAGCTACTTTGAACGTCGGAAACGTCTTGCCCATCTCTCAATGTCCCGAAGGTACCATCGTCTGTAACGTTGAGGAGAAGATTGGTGATCGAGGAGCTTTGGCTAGAACTTCCGGTAACTACGCTACCGTCATTGGACACTCTGAGACTGGTGTTACCCGAATCAGATTACCTTCCGGTGCCAAGaagaccatctcatcccgaTGCAGAGCTACCGTAGGTATCATCgctggtggtggaagaaTCGACAAACCTTTCCTTAAAGCTGGTCGAAAACACCACGCTATGAGAGCCAAGAGAAACTCATGGCCTAGAACCAGAGGTGTTGCCATGAACCCCGTCGATCACCCTCACGGTGGTGGTAACCATCAACACATCGGTCACGCTTCCACAATGGCCAGAGATGCCCCATCAGGTCAAAAAGCCGGTCTTATCGCTGCCAGAAGAACTGGTCTTCTC CGAGGTACCGCCGGAAAGACCGTCGACACTGCTTAA